CATACCTATGAGCGGCAGTCTTGTTTTGGTCTCTCTTCTTCTGCTTGCGCTCTGGTGGGTGGTGGACCTCCCCTGGCATTGTTTCGTCCAGCTCAGGCTTCGCGAGGGGACAGGGGTCCTCCTTCAACCCCAACACCACCTGCCTGTCAAGAGCCTCCCTATCCATTGCCagacactcagagccctgctggTCCTCTAGGAACCCACCACAGTGGAAGTCATGATGTTGACGGCCCATCTCTAAACCCTCTGCCTTGACCTGCTCGCTGACCGTCCCTTGGAAGCCGTGGTGGTAGGAGGCCTCTGATTGGGACGCTGCCTGAAGATAACAACCCTCACTAGTCTCTGTCTTCCAAGGAATAGTGGACATCTTGGAAGACAACTCACCAACTATGCCAACTTTGACATTACTACTCAACAATTCTATCTCACTGCTACTAGCACATCCTCCACCACCACAACTGACATTCACTTCTCTCATGCCATACATCAACAGCTCCTCTTTCTTGTGTGGGATATCCAGCGGCCCGCCAAAGCCACCATACCCACTGCCAACAGCTATGACCTCTTCCGCGAACTGACAATTTTTCTCTTCCTTGGGTAAAAAAGGGCATCTTCGAATCTCAACTCCGCTGCCTAGACAGTAACCTTTCCCGACTACCCGCTCGTCCTCTACACAGCTGTAACTGCCACTTAGAGTCACAGATGGGTTACTTCCTTTGGAACTCCATATGCTATTCTCGTAGACCTCTCCCACCCTCACCCCATCTGAAACTCTTTTGCGACTACAACCATTGGGGCGATTGCTACAACTGTAAGGGGTGTGTCTAGGCAATTTTGATCGCCCAATGGGCCCACCTCCGCAAAAGCTCAGCAGGTCTAGTTCCCCAGTTGCCAGGGTAACAAGTAGAGGGCTGTGTTCCGATTGGTTGGAGGTGGAGTATGATGACGCATGAAAGGGCAACTGGTAGTATGACTGGTGGGGACCCACTGGCGCTGGACCCTTGTCGCATTTTCCCAGTTTTGGTCCTTTCTCCGGCAGCGGTTCAGACAGGAAGTAGTCCTCCAGTTGAGCGAGTTCCTCTTGCAGCAGAGAAGTCATGACCTCCAAGTCAGAGGGCACCTGGATGTCATgctggaggggtgagggaggaagggaggaattgggggagggagaggggtgagggttTGGGAGGTACGAGGAGAAATCCACTTCTTCCGTCATCCAGTCCGTGAGACCATCACCTATTGAGAGAAGAAAAATACAAAATGTCATAAATGCAACAAACATCATCGTTAATTGATTGTAATTAATTAAAACTACATAGCAATGGTAATGAAATCTTAAACGTCGATAATGGAAAAACAAATAATGTGTTTGTATTTTAAAGCTTGAACATTAAAATGAGTGAAAACAACTTCAATCGTTTAGTATAAAGTAGCTACATTTCAACAGGAAAAAACTTCAGACGTTAACTACTTTATTACTCACTGTTCGAAGGAGAACGAATGTGCTGCAGTGCGGTGCCcacctgaaatgtggaaaaataaAAAAGCGTACTCTGCAACTCACCAATTAAGTGCTGGCTCTCCTCTGGCACCTCCCCCCTGCACTCCTGTGATTGGCTGAGGTTAGCctgtgggtgagagagagcgagggggtctGCCGGGCAGACGCGAAGAGTCTTCCAGAGAGGAGCTGCTGACGTTGCCATCATTTTGTCTATTGGTCTTTTGATTCAATCCGATTAGTCCAATCGTACAATATGAGTTGGTGGGGTCTGAGAGTTGAGCCACAGTGAGCAGGGCTGGGTGAGCATAATGACACCTATAGGAGATAAAGAATGAGTAGGGAGGTGTTTAAAGCGAGTCATTAAAAACTATAAACTGACACTTTGGGTTGCTGATCATCATCACAAAAACAGTGGCtgaaacatttcttaaaacagtATGGGTCACTCATCATACAAAAAGAATAGATGTCCCACTTAACAAAGGAACAAGAAGAAAACATATTGGGATGAACCCATTCAGTCTCTAGGTGGCTAGGTAGGTAATGACCTCAACAGGTTTGCAAGCCCAACACTTACAACATTATGTAAAAAATGGTGCTTTTGACTCGCAGGCAATCGCAATAAATAGAAATATAACCTAATATTGCACTATTACCATGTTATCATATTGTTATTAGTGCAAGTAACACATGTCCTCAAGGTCCCACTCCCAACTGAGGTTATTGTGTTTTTGAACGTACCTATCTGACCTTACAAAATCTTAAAGGTTCAGATCATAAAGGTGAGATAACAGCCCAAGCAAAACCCACAATACAGACAGCAACATTCACACATTATGTTCACTTacatacagtaaaaaaaaaagaatacctGTATAATCGTCAGAAATAAAAGATCTCTCAAAAGTCAGAATAACTTCACAGGAACTGAGAGTCCGTGGGTGTGCTGTCATACTGACCACACCACAAATGTTATGTTGATGCACTTGATGCATTCAAAACACGTGGGCTGAAGCAAATGACATAATGCACACCTGTTTATGTTCTAGGATAACCCAGACTCATCTGGAGCACCGTTACTTCCTCGATATGGTTAACTACCTAATTGGTCTACTCTAAACAATCAGCCTTCACATGCTCCATTTTAAGACGTCATTGATAATAGAGAAACACCTTAGCCTAATGGTTGTCTAACTATAACAACAGCTTAATTAATGGATACTCAGACAaagtgaatacattttttttaaagaaacctATTCCCACATGACAACACCTTTTGCCAAGTCAGACTCAAATATACTGAGCCAATAAAGTTTACAGTATTGGccatactgtacatttaacacAAAAATAGTGTTCAAAAAATTTACCAGCAATAACATAGCATACTGTTATTATTTGCCTTTTGCTGCCATTGTCATTATCATTTATGGGCTGCCGCCTATTTCTATTGTGGTGGTGTGATTACTGTTGTTGTTGACAAAGTTTTCAGCAGTCATCACAATGCTGTAGCTAATATAAGCACTAAAAACGTTCGGTTAAACATACCACCCGTAGATTACTTTATTGAGTTAAATGTATCTCAAACAGATACAATGTAATGTGCACAACAGTTCAGGTGAGTGGGCTGGCAACAAAGTTTCGAACGCTTCAGAAAGGATTCAATGTAACAAGTTTCACTTACTCCATTCTTGCTGAAAATTCTTGTGAGTTTGGGGTGCGTTGCAAGAGCAAAGCACGGCGTCTTTCGGGGGTCCGAGTTCTTCTCTAATTTAACAAGCCATGGCTCCCTTGGAAAATCCGGGACAGAAGTGAAGTCTTGTTGTTGCTTCTTTGTTGTGATGAACTTGATGACTGAGAGACGATTTATTGAGTGAGAGCATCAGTTCATTCACACCTAGCAACCGGCTGCGTCACGATGGGCAGGCAAACCATGCTGTAGATtcctccgccctctctctccaacctcttgTTTTCGAGACATCCACGCACGTTCCAGTTTTTAGACTTGAAGAATATCTATTCAATATATTTGCTATTGGTGAAGATGTCTTTACAATTATATTGAAAATCGAGGTttaggtgggaggaggaggaggtaggctaCAGCTGGTTCCCTATCAGAGCAGGTGCACAGGAAATGTAAACATGCCTGATGCCAAAAATGTGACTTATTCTTGATGCCACGAGGCGTAAACACACTTATGCGCCTCATTGTTTACATGGGGACTATTTAATTTTATGCTGCGAGGAAGGACACCATATGCTATACAGGGGATGCTTGGTTGCTATTGCAACTCAGTTGCATCAGCGCTTCAGGCAGAGCGCAGATTCGCTGGATGCACCGAACCTGTCGCTCCGCTATTGGCTGTGGAAGGAGAGATATGTTGCCCGATTGGCTACCCGGTGCTATGGATTCATCCCGGTGGTTTTTCAGTTTACCGCTCTGTGTGCACATGCTCCAGGTAAACAACATCCCGAGTGTAAACGGAGGAAGAAGGAACGTTTTCAAAGAGGCGGCTGTGGCACATCATATATGTTTTGAAAAGGGTTAGCATGTTGTATTGGGATTCCACTATAAACTACGTTGTAGCCCAAGCATTACTCATGTAAAGTGGATTATACCTGGTTTGTAACATTGTCATAAAGATGTGCTACAAAGAACGTGTGAGAAATATAGGCTATGGGAAATTATTCATGCGGCccaaaatccccaaatccagttGAAAAAGATAACACGGTTACACCGATTAAACACCTATTAAGCTTGTATTCAATTTCAATTGTCTTATCTAGGCAATAGACAACTGCTTGGTGAGTAAATGAACAACAGACGAGGAAAAACAACCACTCCAATCACCCCATCCCTTGTTCGTGCGTAGCCTAACGTTGTATCATATGTAGACCAATTTACACTCGGTAGACCCACAGGGTGATGTGGAaagtgtagctaactactgtgaTTAAACGATAGCAAGTGGAAACGACTCAATTTAATCGCATCTTCAGCACATTTTATTTAGCCTGTAGGGGTTGGCTTGAAGGAATCTTCCGCTTCGCACCCCCGACTCCCCTCTGCCTGTTGCTGCCTTGGCACACCTGACACGCGCGCTCCTGTAACTAGATGATAGGTTGTGATGTAAACAAACCGCACTGGATAAGTGTTAGGCTAAATTCTTTGTTTTGGTAGTATCCTAATTCACTTGAAAATGGCATGCATCTCATGGGGGGTTATGTTTAGGCATAGGTTTATGTCTGTACTTAGAAGCCTAAAGGCTTGCCATGGGAGACACAGCTGGTCTAATCAAATTAATACACTGATACATTAAATCCAGCTAATGACGATTATGAAAAGAATAATGCCTTGTTTTTCGCCCCTTTCAGCAAATCCAAAAGCTGATTGAAGGAGCGGTGTCTTCCTGTTGCTATAGTAATAGCGAACACTGCCCCCTATTTTAGACGTGTTTTCTGGTTGCTGTTGCCATGGGATTTGCAGTGCTtgctctctttcctttcctctctcctcttgtctcgaGCTCGAACCATGTTTCCCCTCTACCAGCTCACACCTGCTGAGTTGCATCTCCGAAAAAAGTTTTCATGTTTGCAGTATTCTTTTGCCACATCCATAAGGACAAACTGTTTATGTCTGTGTACAATGTCTAAGGCTCTTGAGTCCTTGTTTTTTGGATGTCTAACTAAAAACGTAAAAAATAACAACATATGGATAACGTGGACCTCACTTTATGTAATCTATTCAGGGAAATAGTTTTAAGCATCACCACATTATGTTTGGTCGCATAGCCTACCTATATTGTTGTCTAGAGGTAATGTTTTCAGGTGATCATTTATTAACTTGTCATCTATAAGCTTCCCGATAACCAGCAGACCTACCCAGAGAGTTAGAGTAGCCTAACTCAAAATAGAGTATTTACTAAAGGTCAATGGGGTATAATCTGCATGGGAAACACCCTGTTTCATTGAGACAAGTAGCCTAATTGCAGCCAAAGGATGGAGACAACCTCTCTACACCTGCCGTCCCAAATAACACTAAACCTTCGAGTATCATAACACATCCTTTGAAGTTGTAACACTGTACTAACGCACATGACGGTTCACAATTGAGTTGTAGAAGAGCGACTTGATGCAATCTAGATAAGCGCGATCGTAACGGAGACGAGAGTGAGATATAATAATGGTTGTTAAAGTGAGTATGTCTCACAGGAAAGCGCTGACTCCTCTCGCGGGCCGTGTTAATTGGTCCACTGAGAGCACTACTGTTTGCGCAGTGTGAGAGGTATCCAGTGTACCGCACATGGCTTTATGCTGGATTTGTTCCCAAGTCTCCACTCCACTAAACCTAGATTTAATTCCCTCTGTCAATATTTTTTATCTCCAGTCTCCACAAGTGTATACAAGTGCAGCAAATATTGACgcttaaaaaaaaagaaacgcaAGGTAGGCCTACTTAAAGTAGCCTAGTCTACAAGGGGGAAAAAACTGTGGATTTTCTTATTTGGCCTTCAATTTGAAAACACAACGACTACAGTTGGTTAAAGAATGTTGTTACAAATCGATAGGTCTACCAATCAATCTATTCTCAATGTATAGTTTCTGTCAATTAACTAAGCAACCGTATGCCTACATCACACTTCACCCATCCAAACCAGCTTCAGGTGAAATTAGAAAATTATAACCTAATTAAGGTCATCAACATTGCTCCCGTCGCTATTTGAAATAGTCAAAGCCAGATATAATGCCTTGTCTGCGAGTTATTTTATTTATCTGTGAGTCTAAAGTGAACATACAGCACATGAAGTAAGCAAGTCAGAAAGCTAGGAGCACAGCATGCCAAGTGCATGTATGGCACATTAGTACGGGTTTCATCACCATTTCATCACACACCAACCAACTCTCTCTGAATTCATTGTTGTCTACAACTTTTACATCCCCTCATTGAGCATACGATCAAAACATTTGAAACTGAAAGAATGAATGACTTGTGAAGGGTATGCATGCATTCCAATATTGATTTGTGATATTAACATTAAGCTGTGTAGCTTGCATGTTTTTTTTGTCTGCATTAATGAAAATATTAGTCACGATGAACCCAAACAAAATAGGTTTGAAATATGTAATTAAAGCTAAAATCTCCAAATTTGTTTCCATCATGCATGCTTGCGTAAAAATCACCGTAAAGTAAGCTGGACTGGTGTAACCTATATTAAAACCGTGGCACAGCCAGGGAGGTTGATCTGTTTAATATTCCACAAGGAGACCGTGGTAAATGAGAACTGTTTGATTTTGAGGACGAACATTTGTTTTTGTCCTCCTTTGGGATGGCAGGGTGTTAGGAATACGAGAGCGCTtcttgcatcccaaataaaaGGCGCGGCCATAGCGCGACAAGCAGGAACCCGAAACCACAGTGGAGCCGGGCTCAATAAGGTGCAAAACTTCCAAACCTCGAGATCAGTTGTTCTTTCATCCTCACAACGTATATAATTGGTAAAGAAGGAATATAATGGCCATGAATTAATTATGTATCAAGTACACTAATGACAAACAATTTCACAAGAGGTAGAGGCCCTATGGGCCACAGGTCTATGGCATCTTATTTAACCTTCTGTCAGCTTGAGGCATGACTTAAATCTATTCAGTGAAGCAATGTTTCACATTCAAGTGCAATCTTGTCCCAGGTGTCCCCTCTGTCATCAACTGCGCTCGTGATTCGTCAGGTTGATATTCACATTCTGAGACCGCGAGAGCCCTTGGACCCGCTCGTCTCTCACCTTTGAGCTCGGGCAGTAGATACTTATATAGGGTATAGGCCTATACATCTCATTCAAAGGTAGGGAAATCACTCAAAGTAGAATAATTAGAAAATTGTCATTTGTCTTTTTTGTACATGATCTCGGCCTACATTTggcacccccctcccccattttAAAAAGtcatataaataataataaataaattgtGTTGTAACTCAGGTCTAAAAATGTAGCCTAACAGTAGCCTATAATTGTCGACATATAGGCTATGCCTCCATGATACATTTTCTGTTTCTTTAGTTCAGTCATAGGATTTAAATGATTAATATTCAAATGTAAAGCATGCAAGTTAAAATAGTGTAAATACAATCGACATGACACAGATAAATACAAATAAGTATAACATACATTCCATTAAACTTTGC
Above is a genomic segment from Oncorhynchus masou masou isolate Uvic2021 chromosome 12, UVic_Omas_1.1, whole genome shotgun sequence containing:
- the atf5a gene encoding uncharacterized protein atf5a; the encoded protein is MMATSAAPLWKTLRVCPADPLALSHPQANLSQSQECRGEVPEESQHLIGDGLTDWMTEEVDFSSYLPNPHPSPSPNSSLPPSPLQHDIQVPSDLEVMTSLLQEELAQLEDYFLSEPLPEKGPKLGKCDKGPAPVGPHQSYYQLPFHASSYSTSNQSEHSPLLVTLATGELDLLSFCGGGPIGRSKLPRHTPYSCSNRPNGCSRKRVSDGVRVGEVYENSIWSSKGSNPSVTLSGSYSCVEDERVVGKGYCLGSGVEIRRCPFLPKEEKNCQFAEEVIAVGSGYGGFGGPLDIPHKKEELLMYGMREVNVSCGGGGCASSSEIELLSSNVKVGIVGELSSKMSTIPWKTETSEGCYLQAASQSEASYHHGFQGTVSEQVKAEGLEMGRQHHDFHCGGFLEDQQGSECLAMDREALDRQVVLGLKEDPCPLAKPELDETMPGEVHHPPERKQKKRDQNKTAAHRYRQRKRAELDCLEEQLHGLEGHNRELRDKAESVEREIQYVKDLLIEVYKARSQRLKQPDTDA